From a single Novipirellula caenicola genomic region:
- a CDS encoding tRNA modification GTPase: MLDSNETIVAIASPTTPAMRGIVRMSGQSVVPILEAVGIKSSQAKRAQVIQSRIDLGTPLGKLDIAVSLWPTSQSYTGQPSAELHTIGSAPVLQSIVNVLTTAGARAARPGEFTMRAFLAGRLDLPQAEAVLGVIEAEQRGSLEHALNQLAGNLSRPLEQMRSEMLDLLADVEAGLDFVDEDIEFISDEALVERLSVIHAAVDKTRQSMESRGGNRSRAIVAFRGNPNAGKSHLINALVGREVAIVADVAGTTRDVVSVETTLDGHAVQWVDTAGIESRAQHDPLFEITAASQAHALRASQNADVRIWCVDACHDDLAAQRRYFETHDGSSKRSSIDIWVATKSDLIDSTQRQPDWMYTSVITGDGVDRLRDRVSQFVASHDKEEVGSIMGTAARCSGSLAHAATCIETAIRFVQQGDGHEFVASELRVAVECLGEVTGAVYTDDILDRVFGRFCIGK; this comes from the coding sequence ATGCTTGATTCCAATGAAACCATCGTGGCCATCGCGTCACCGACCACACCCGCGATGCGAGGAATTGTTCGCATGTCGGGGCAATCGGTGGTGCCGATCTTGGAAGCGGTGGGAATCAAGTCCTCACAAGCCAAACGCGCTCAAGTGATCCAAAGCCGGATCGATCTCGGCACACCGCTCGGTAAATTGGATATCGCGGTGTCGCTGTGGCCGACATCGCAAAGTTATACGGGGCAACCGTCTGCGGAACTGCACACGATTGGTTCGGCGCCTGTGTTGCAATCGATCGTCAACGTGTTGACGACCGCGGGGGCGCGTGCGGCGCGTCCCGGTGAATTTACGATGCGGGCGTTTTTGGCAGGACGGTTGGATTTGCCGCAAGCCGAAGCGGTGCTTGGCGTCATCGAAGCCGAACAACGAGGGTCGCTCGAGCATGCGTTGAATCAATTGGCGGGAAATCTATCCCGGCCGCTCGAACAGATGCGTAGCGAGATGCTTGATCTGCTTGCCGACGTCGAAGCAGGACTCGATTTTGTCGACGAGGACATCGAATTCATCAGTGACGAAGCGCTCGTTGAGCGGCTTAGTGTGATTCATGCCGCGGTCGATAAAACACGCCAATCGATGGAATCCCGAGGCGGCAACCGCTCGCGAGCGATTGTAGCGTTTCGCGGTAATCCCAACGCGGGTAAGAGCCATTTAATCAATGCATTGGTGGGCCGCGAGGTGGCGATTGTCGCTGACGTTGCCGGTACCACCCGCGATGTCGTCTCGGTCGAAACCACGCTCGACGGACATGCCGTTCAGTGGGTCGACACCGCGGGGATCGAGAGCCGAGCTCAGCACGACCCACTGTTTGAGATCACCGCGGCGTCACAGGCTCACGCGCTTCGCGCTTCGCAAAATGCGGACGTGCGAATTTGGTGTGTCGATGCGTGCCACGACGATCTGGCGGCTCAGCGACGTTATTTTGAAACGCACGATGGATCATCCAAGCGGTCGTCGATTGACATTTGGGTCGCTACGAAATCCGATCTGATTGATTCAACCCAACGACAACCTGATTGGATGTATACCAGCGTGATCACGGGTGACGGTGTCGATCGATTGCGTGATCGAGTATCACAGTTCGTCGCATCGCATGACAAGGAAGAAGTGGGCTCGATCATGGGAACGGCCGCACGCTGTTCCGGTTCGCTCGCCCACGCTGCCACGTGCATCGAAACGGCGATTCGTTTTGTGCAGCAAGGCGACGGTCATGAATTTGTCGCGTCCGAACTGCGAGTCGCTGTTGAATGCCTTGGTGAGGTCACCGGGGCGGTCTACACTGACGATATCTTGGATCGTGTGTTCGGTCGCTTCTGTATCGGAAAATAA
- a CDS encoding protein-disulfide reductase DsbD family protein — translation MINRNGGGLLGLGCLLLAFVVGIPHVATAQSGFGNDGGVFSDFSLGGFGQDSGDPAKWEAKYFVEESGTQGRLEVIVDVDAGWHIYSVTQPAGGPMKTKLSIESPESVKLAGKFVPDEAPHKSVSEIFKGITIEEHGGRVVWSAPLVVPTDFRDPISIAVEAQVCKPDGACIPISETLTAAFAGNVAAAAAMTQADAESGNQAVEPAKTVATKPFRDDGYEVQWTAELTPATVAPGDRATLKLTAIPDAGFHVYQLTVDDADFSTNMVVSEKSGLLVGQPKASSVAVPVDVKLLPGVMFHKGTVTWSLPVQVPKDAEPGAHKIAGMIAYQACTDKSCQQPMALTFSTTLNVGSASGAGTSSAAVQFASVKRADVLDAAAETQWVDKLPTKPAPATQDTGDDTESQPTGDAVATGAATAADGEASLDDNAEDTAAHPATPVQPIVINDGDDSEGRPFAVVLMFAFLGGVILNFMPCVLPVVGLKVMSFVQQAGADRKRAFLLNFFYAAGIMSVFALLTALAVVFSLSWGEQFTYLPVRLGLTLLMFAMALSYLGVWEIPAPGMAGGKVSQDLQKREGYPGAFAKGAFATVLSTPCSGPFLGAIFGLTIALTAAETTALMMTIGLGMAIPYIMIGIWPKLVAWLPKPGNWMETLKEFLAFLFLATVAFFFNQFSDDHKVPVFVTLLGVWFGCWIIGKVPNWADIEKRLVAWVSGVAVATAIGMMAFQYLGAEPAPQEGVKTIAWEEYSEERLQELQAEGRTVMIDFTAKWCVNCIVNYNVALNTEETRKVIEELDAVPMLADWTDHNPEIKSKLAELQSRSIPVLAIYPGSNPNQPIVLRDLVSQSAVIDALRQAGASVDDPAIARSKKSPSKSTAFVH, via the coding sequence ATGATAAATAGAAACGGCGGCGGACTTCTTGGACTTGGATGTTTGTTGCTGGCCTTTGTGGTCGGCATCCCCCATGTTGCAACAGCCCAGTCGGGGTTTGGCAACGACGGCGGCGTCTTCTCCGATTTCTCACTGGGCGGATTCGGCCAAGACTCGGGGGACCCGGCGAAATGGGAAGCCAAGTACTTTGTCGAGGAATCCGGCACGCAAGGACGTTTGGAGGTGATCGTCGATGTGGACGCGGGTTGGCATATCTATTCGGTGACGCAGCCCGCCGGCGGACCGATGAAGACGAAATTGTCAATCGAGTCGCCCGAGTCCGTGAAATTGGCAGGCAAGTTCGTTCCCGACGAAGCGCCGCACAAAAGTGTGTCGGAGATTTTTAAAGGGATCACGATCGAAGAACATGGCGGCCGCGTGGTCTGGTCTGCGCCACTTGTCGTCCCCACTGATTTTCGTGACCCGATTTCGATCGCCGTCGAGGCCCAGGTTTGTAAGCCCGATGGCGCTTGCATCCCCATTTCAGAAACATTGACGGCCGCCTTCGCAGGCAACGTCGCCGCTGCCGCCGCGATGACCCAAGCTGATGCCGAATCGGGAAATCAAGCGGTTGAACCGGCGAAGACGGTTGCTACCAAACCATTTCGAGACGACGGTTACGAGGTGCAGTGGACGGCGGAATTGACGCCTGCCACGGTGGCTCCGGGAGATCGAGCGACGCTAAAGCTGACGGCGATTCCGGATGCTGGATTCCATGTTTATCAATTGACCGTGGATGACGCCGACTTTTCGACCAACATGGTGGTGTCTGAAAAATCGGGACTGCTCGTTGGCCAACCCAAAGCGAGCAGCGTCGCGGTGCCGGTCGATGTCAAATTGTTGCCGGGCGTGATGTTTCACAAAGGCACTGTGACATGGTCGTTGCCTGTGCAGGTTCCCAAGGACGCCGAACCGGGGGCTCACAAGATCGCCGGCATGATCGCGTACCAAGCTTGTACGGACAAGAGTTGCCAACAACCGATGGCGCTGACGTTTTCAACCACGCTGAATGTCGGCAGCGCAAGCGGGGCTGGGACCTCGTCTGCGGCGGTCCAGTTCGCTAGCGTGAAACGCGCCGATGTACTTGATGCGGCTGCCGAGACCCAGTGGGTCGACAAACTGCCAACCAAGCCTGCACCCGCAACCCAAGACACCGGCGACGACACCGAATCGCAGCCCACCGGTGACGCGGTTGCAACCGGCGCAGCGACTGCCGCCGACGGCGAAGCATCTCTTGATGACAACGCCGAAGACACTGCGGCCCATCCAGCCACTCCGGTTCAGCCCATCGTGATCAACGATGGCGACGACTCCGAAGGCCGCCCGTTTGCGGTCGTATTGATGTTTGCGTTCTTAGGCGGGGTGATCCTGAACTTCATGCCCTGCGTGTTGCCGGTGGTGGGACTAAAAGTAATGAGTTTTGTTCAGCAAGCCGGCGCCGATCGCAAGCGTGCGTTCTTGCTGAATTTCTTCTACGCGGCCGGCATCATGTCGGTATTCGCACTGTTAACGGCACTGGCCGTCGTCTTTTCACTGTCTTGGGGTGAGCAGTTTACCTACTTGCCTGTTCGACTCGGTTTGACGCTGCTGATGTTTGCGATGGCGCTTAGCTACCTTGGCGTGTGGGAGATTCCAGCGCCGGGCATGGCCGGTGGCAAGGTCTCGCAAGACTTGCAAAAACGTGAAGGTTATCCGGGGGCGTTCGCCAAAGGGGCGTTTGCCACCGTGTTGTCGACGCCTTGTAGTGGCCCGTTTCTCGGCGCCATTTTCGGTTTGACGATCGCTTTGACCGCCGCGGAAACGACCGCGTTGATGATGACCATCGGATTGGGAATGGCGATCCCTTATATCATGATCGGCATTTGGCCCAAGCTGGTGGCGTGGTTGCCCAAGCCAGGAAATTGGATGGAGACGCTAAAAGAATTTTTGGCGTTCTTGTTCTTGGCCACCGTGGCATTCTTTTTCAACCAGTTCAGCGACGACCACAAGGTGCCGGTCTTCGTAACGTTGTTAGGCGTATGGTTCGGTTGCTGGATCATCGGCAAGGTTCCCAATTGGGCCGATATCGAAAAACGATTGGTGGCTTGGGTGAGCGGTGTGGCAGTCGCCACGGCAATCGGCATGATGGCGTTTCAGTACTTGGGCGCCGAGCCCGCTCCTCAAGAGGGCGTCAAGACGATCGCTTGGGAAGAGTACAGCGAAGAACGTCTGCAGGAATTGCAAGCCGAAGGCCGCACCGTGATGATCGATTTCACTGCAAAGTGGTGCGTGAACTGTATTGTCAACTACAACGTGGCGCTGAACACCGAGGAAACTCGCAAGGTGATCGAAGAACTCGATGCGGTGCCGATGTTGGCGGATTGGACTGATCACAATCCCGAGATCAAATCGAAACTGGCTGAATTGCAGAGTCGCTCGATCCCGGTTTTGGCGATCTACCCCGGATCCAACCCGAACCAACCGATCGTGCTGCGTGACTTGGTTAGCCAATCCGCAGTCATCGACGCATTGCGTCAAGCCGGTGCGAGTGTCGACGATCCGGCGATCGCGCGATCGAAGAAGTCGCCATCGAAATCAACGGCGTTTGTTCATTAA
- the tsaE gene encoding tRNA (adenosine(37)-N6)-threonylcarbamoyltransferase complex ATPase subunit type 1 TsaE, with protein sequence MDLKNTNQPALYLRHLDLEHVDALARRMVDCLPAGISFGLVGTLGAGKTRIVQSIAAATGVDPADVTSPTFTLLQSHHGSITLHHLDAYRVSDDDEFLELGVEELFDDPQAWTLVEWADLVRSVMPLETVWIKIDIEQDARFRQITMSTQDLALHESLRLLHQQCIDDGWSAA encoded by the coding sequence TTGGACCTCAAAAATACGAATCAGCCCGCACTGTATTTGCGTCACCTCGATCTCGAGCATGTTGACGCATTGGCGCGGCGAATGGTCGATTGCTTGCCCGCCGGGATTTCCTTTGGATTGGTCGGGACGTTGGGGGCGGGCAAAACGCGGATCGTCCAGTCGATTGCCGCGGCGACGGGGGTTGATCCTGCGGATGTAACAAGTCCCACGTTCACGCTGCTGCAATCCCATCACGGATCGATCACGCTGCATCATTTGGATGCCTACCGCGTCAGCGATGACGATGAATTTTTGGAGTTGGGGGTCGAAGAACTCTTTGACGATCCACAAGCTTGGACACTGGTCGAGTGGGCGGATCTCGTCCGTTCGGTGATGCCATTGGAAACCGTGTGGATCAAGATCGATATCGAACAGGATGCCCGTTTTCGTCAAATCACGATGTCGACTCAGGATCTCGCGCTGCATGAATCGCTTCGCTTGCTTCATCAACAGTGCATTGACGATGGCTGGTCTGCGGCATGA
- the deoC gene encoding deoxyribose-phosphate aldolase gives MSSTFTYSDIAKMIDHALLAPTLSASDLDHGIKLALAYDVASVCIMPCAVPQCAEQLSGSTVKTSTVIGFPLGVNSTTVKQTEAERAIADGCEELDMVVNISKVLSGDWTYVRDDVAAVIDVAHQAGQKVKVIFENCYLNEDQKVRLCQICGELNADWVKTSTGFGTGGATIEDLQLMRSQTPSHVQVKAAGGIRDLQMVIKVREMGVTRVGASRTKEMLDECRSQLGFPPIDVTAGPTSTY, from the coding sequence ATGAGCAGCACGTTCACTTACTCTGACATTGCCAAAATGATCGATCACGCGTTGCTGGCACCAACGCTATCGGCGTCTGATTTGGATCATGGAATCAAATTGGCATTGGCCTACGATGTGGCAAGCGTTTGTATCATGCCGTGTGCGGTGCCGCAGTGTGCGGAACAATTGTCCGGCAGCACGGTCAAGACATCGACGGTGATTGGGTTCCCGCTTGGCGTGAACAGCACGACGGTGAAACAAACCGAGGCCGAGCGGGCGATCGCAGATGGTTGCGAAGAACTCGACATGGTCGTCAATATTTCAAAGGTGCTCAGCGGCGATTGGACGTACGTTCGCGATGACGTCGCAGCGGTGATCGATGTTGCCCATCAAGCTGGGCAAAAAGTGAAAGTGATCTTCGAAAATTGTTATCTGAACGAGGATCAAAAGGTTCGGCTCTGTCAGATCTGCGGCGAACTGAATGCCGACTGGGTCAAAACATCGACGGGGTTTGGAACCGGTGGCGCGACGATCGAAGATCTCCAGCTGATGCGATCTCAGACGCCCAGCCACGTCCAAGTGAAAGCAGCCGGCGGAATTCGTGACCTGCAAATGGTCATCAAGGTGCGAGAAATGGGTGTCACACGGGTTGGCGCCAGCCGGACAAAAGAGATGCTTGATGAGTGCCGATCGCAGCTTGGATTTCCCCCAATTGACGTAACTGCTGGACCCACAAGCACTTACTGA
- a CDS encoding phosphotransferase, with the protein MSDAVRSVLKNWFEHSRIESIQPIASGLSGAAVFRVSIAQGQTWALKRYPLHTSLSRVDQIHRVMVTAKNNGCDVVPELKRCGPKLGGPKRYDPGDAGVPNRYAIDDGQYVWELAQWIDGQPWREPATGTGLLVSDSAAAGDLAANAETERRRHEAMLRGGSAIAVFHRSVRSLGTQLQAPPCVLTRQKRLKELGSQMDAIIASDLMQVEHLHLRFSLQTAIERFRADWNRVTSPLAATLAALSHESVETQIVLGDVHAEHIFFANSCAGDAVESCSVVGIIDFDAVRMDAAATDLARWISSFLGECTDVHTAWHSVLAGYRLESSLDEQQEVIAKSIVQVSAWINLANWATWLLLDHQNFSYDDEQIAQRIDQWIRVIDKLGR; encoded by the coding sequence ATGAGTGACGCTGTCCGTTCAGTGCTGAAAAATTGGTTCGAACATTCTCGCATCGAATCGATCCAGCCGATTGCGTCGGGATTGAGCGGGGCTGCCGTGTTTCGTGTCTCGATTGCCCAGGGGCAGACGTGGGCGCTGAAACGCTATCCGCTGCACACTTCTTTGTCTCGCGTGGACCAGATTCATAGGGTGATGGTCACGGCAAAGAACAACGGCTGCGATGTGGTACCCGAGCTTAAGCGATGCGGGCCAAAGCTGGGCGGGCCAAAGCGATACGATCCAGGTGATGCCGGAGTGCCCAATCGCTACGCCATTGATGATGGCCAATACGTTTGGGAGCTAGCCCAGTGGATTGACGGCCAACCATGGCGCGAGCCCGCGACGGGAACCGGTCTGCTGGTCAGCGATTCAGCGGCTGCAGGCGATCTTGCTGCCAATGCGGAAACCGAACGACGACGCCACGAAGCGATGTTGCGTGGCGGATCGGCAATCGCCGTTTTTCACCGCTCGGTACGTTCGTTGGGAACGCAGCTGCAAGCACCCCCATGTGTCTTGACGCGTCAAAAGCGGCTAAAGGAATTGGGCTCGCAAATGGACGCGATCATCGCAAGCGATCTGATGCAGGTCGAGCATCTGCATCTGCGGTTTTCGTTGCAGACGGCGATCGAGCGATTTCGAGCCGATTGGAATCGCGTCACAAGTCCGCTGGCTGCGACTTTGGCGGCGCTATCACACGAGTCGGTTGAGACGCAAATCGTGCTGGGGGACGTTCATGCCGAGCACATTTTCTTTGCCAATTCCTGCGCGGGCGATGCAGTCGAATCTTGTTCGGTCGTCGGGATCATCGATTTTGACGCGGTTCGGATGGATGCGGCTGCCACCGATCTGGCCCGCTGGATTTCCAGCTTCCTAGGTGAGTGTACGGATGTGCATACTGCGTGGCATTCGGTATTGGCGGGTTATCGGCTAGAATCGTCATTGGATGAACAGCAAGAAGTGATTGCGAAAAGCATCGTTCAGGTTTCAGCCTGGATTAACCTTGCCAATTGGGCGACTTGGTTATTGCTTGACCATCAGAATTTTTCCTACGATGACGAGCAGATTGCCCAGCGGATCGATCAATGGATTCGAGTCATTGATAAACTCGGTAGATGA
- a CDS encoding MGMT family protein, giving the protein MQSQKPIAAVLPRNRVRGNQVPAAVHVAPHDSPLGVIHSVWTTRGLWRLQWGNETPEWSEQDGSQTVLGWAQSLDDRLNSFFEFGCTTFETIPVDESNWTPFAKAVYRQCREIQPGNTLTYKQLAERAGSPAASRAVGSCMARNRIPIVIPCHRVVASSGHLCGFSAPGGLDTKQFLLDLENSDAVPLAVTWTS; this is encoded by the coding sequence ATGCAATCGCAGAAACCAATCGCCGCAGTGCTACCGCGAAATCGTGTGCGGGGAAATCAAGTGCCCGCTGCGGTTCATGTGGCTCCGCATGATTCGCCCCTAGGCGTGATCCATTCGGTTTGGACGACGCGTGGATTGTGGCGTTTGCAATGGGGCAATGAAACGCCGGAATGGAGTGAGCAGGACGGTTCGCAAACGGTTCTCGGTTGGGCTCAATCGCTTGACGATCGTTTGAATTCCTTTTTCGAATTCGGTTGCACAACGTTTGAGACCATCCCGGTGGACGAATCGAATTGGACTCCGTTTGCCAAAGCGGTTTATCGCCAGTGTCGTGAAATCCAGCCTGGCAACACGCTTACCTACAAACAGCTTGCTGAACGCGCGGGAAGCCCTGCCGCCAGCCGCGCCGTAGGCAGCTGCATGGCTCGCAATCGGATTCCCATCGTCATCCCCTGTCATCGCGTCGTTGCATCCTCGGGACACCTTTGCGGATTCAGTGCCCCTGGCGGTCTGGACACCAAACAATTTTTGTTGGACTTGGAAAATAGCGATGCGGTACCGCTGGCCGTCACTTGGACATCGTGA